A stretch of Gambusia affinis linkage group LG10, SWU_Gaff_1.0, whole genome shotgun sequence DNA encodes these proteins:
- the LOC122838678 gene encoding chloride channel CLIC-like protein 1 — translation MDKMLLLLLLCYLSLSARCQEADGDWLDPYDMLNYDSSTKTMKKTPEPTTFTNVVTKRREYVQDQNQPELTACNHQVENLQRQIEDQKKTMALMSQQPTCNPVFKRFLSRLLKGIQRLSVPTDSSDVIYDAKIKLSKQAMTEIESLLEGEDRWRTGALDNALSQILVDFKQHDYEAWKWRFEDSFGVELDTVLKIMMLVLIISTIICTQLWSAVSWLVQFRRMFAVCFFVSIIWNWFYLYQTAFAKHQNDIVKMENFNKKCTGVKKIDWRDNLKEWFRTTWTLQDDPCKKYYEVLMVNPLLLVPPTKAISVTITTFITEPLKHFGQGISEFLRELLKDLPVTLQIPVLITIMFSILVVMYGSVHAVFQHGIMAPFRRPRRDPPPAGLEHNQRPPPRIENHDYLAGGDAPAHPPPLAIAQPHIPQQQGDNARLDRNNIHRRRPNRVKEERAPIGVETLKAADPRFSEDELDGEQQEESLEVENTSANSGSGDQRETREEVAKENAAAKKDQPKNQQTESNSSQAKKKQIQTKQKGSKEELRRDVTIEPPQPADRRPSQTDVQDPGASGEEQTHLIDPLTGIETVGVPVQETNPAAE, via the exons ATGgacaaaatgctgcttttacTGCTGCTGTGCTACCTGTCACTGTCTGCTCGGTGTCAGGAGGCAGACGGCGACTGGCTCGATCCTTACGACATGCTCAACTACGATTCTAGCACCAAAACGATGAAGAAAACTCCCGAG CCAACAACCTTTACCAATGTGGTCACCAAAAGAAGAGAGTACgtccaggaccagaaccagcctgAGCTGACAGCCTGTAATCACCAGGTGGAGAATCTGCAGAGACAG ATTGAGGACCAGAAGAAGACGATGGCGCTCATGTCACAACAGCCTACCTGCAACCCAGTGTTCAAACGGTTCCTAAGCAGATTGTTGAAGGGAATTCAAAGACTCAGTGTG CCAACTGACTCGTCGGATGTCATCTATGATGCCAAAATCAAGCTGTCCAAACAAGCCATGACTGAAATTGAGTCACTTCTGGAGGGCGAGGATCGATGGAGAACGGGAGCTCTGGACAATGCACTCAGTCAGATTTTGGTGGACTTTAAACAACATGATTATGAGGCTTGGAAGTGGCGTTTTGAAGACTCCTTTGGTGTGGAGCTGGATACAGTATTAAag ATCATGATGCTTGTTCTCATTATATCAACCATAATATGCACCCAGCTATGGTCAGCTGTCTCCTGGTTAGTCCAGTTCAGGAGGATGTTTGCTGTTTGCTTCTTTGTCAGTATTATCTGGAACTGGTTCTATCTGTACCAG ACTGCTTTTGCTAAGCATCAGAACGACATAGTAAAGATggaaaactttaataaaaaatgcaccGGAGTGAAGAAAATTGACTGGAGGGATAATCTAAAAG AGTGGTTCAGAACCACCTGGACTCTGCAAGATGACCCCTGCAAAAAATACTATGAAGTCCTCATGGTTAACCCCCTCCTGCTGGTGCCTCCAACCAAG gcTATTTCAGTTACCATCACGACCTTCATCACAGAGCCGCTGAAGCATTTTGGGCAGGGAATCAGTGAGTTCCTCAGGGAACTCCTCAAAGATCTGCCAGTTACCCTTCAGATCCCAGTCCTCATCACtattatgttttctattttg GTGGTCATGTATGGAAGTGTGCATGCAGTCTTTCAGCATGGCATCATGGCGCCTTTTCGCCGCCCTCGAAGGGATCCACCTCCTGCAGGGCTGGAGCATAACCAGCGGCCTCCTCCCAGGATTGAGAACCATGACTACCTGGCTGGAGGAGACGCACCTGCTCACCCACCTCCACTTGCAATTGCTCAACCGCACATCCCACAGCAGCAAGGTGATAATGCGAGGTTGGACAGGAACAACATCCACCGCAGACGACCCAACAGGGTCAAGGAGGAAAGAGCACCAATCGGTGTGGAGACTCTAAAAGCTGCAGACCCTCGGTTCAGCGAGGATGAACTAGATGGTGAGCAGCAAGAGGAAAGCCTTGAAGTGGAGAACACTTCTGCTAACTCGGGGTCTGGAGACCAGCGGGAGACACGGGAGGAGGTAGCAAAGGAAAATGCTGCTGCTAAAAAAGACCAaccaaaaaaccaacaaactgaATCAAATTCATCACAAGCAAAGAAGAAACAGAtacaaacaaagcagaaaggTTCTAAAGAAGAACTCAGAAGAGACGTTACAATAGAGCCACCCCAGCCAGCAGACAGACGGCCTTCACAGACTGATGTTCAg